The genomic window GATCAGTTTTCTCCCAAGGCATGCATTTGCTTTGTTATCGTGTATGAATCAATATAGCTGTTGCGTATCTAGTGCCACTGGGAAATATCATTGCATCGCATTACAATTTACATCAGCAGGTTAACATCTGCGTACTGCACAACCAGAGAGATCCATAGTTTAAGCCGTGGAAACTGCTTGTCACCTCAGGATCCGATTGGTAAAGGTCCTAGAGTGAAATCAATAAGAGTTTTGTCAAACaataatttacaaattttagcTTCCAAAATGATTCTATAAAAATGTTTCTCAAAACTAAACTAAATATATTAGTAGcggaaaaaaattagtttctcaTGATTCGCTTCCCTCACATAATCattttctctatatattttatctaAAAAGTTATTTCTTCTAGATAATCACTTACCACAGATAATTTAGTTCAGAATAACTCCTCCAAACAAGCCCGCATTCTCACAGCACGTACACCATGCCGACCTCGAGCAGGGACGCCGGCGGCACGcgcagcgccacgtccgggccgcGGCAGTTCCGCCGCATAAAGTTGTACCCGACGCCGACAGccagcttcttcagcagcgacGAACCGGGCTTCGTCTGCACGTGCGAGTGCCCCAATATGAAAGCCGTGCCGGCCTCCCGCGCCTCGCACAGCTCGCGCAGCTCCTCCAGCACGCGCTCGTCCACGCCGGGGCTCCTGGGTCTGCACTCCACCGCGAACCTCACATGCTTCTTgatcgccggcgccggcgcggcgaGCTCTATCCCGTTCGGGCTGCATGTGCCCGCGCTCATCTCGTGGGAGTCGTCGTAGTGTAGGTGCCGCCGCAGCGGGTTGCTCCCGATGACCGTGAGCGCGTTCTCGCGCTCGTAGTAGCTGCTGTCCCGCGGCTCGCTGCACGCGGCGGCGTCGCTGCACCGGAACAGCGCGTCGAGCTTGATGAAGGTGGCGAGGCTCTCGACGAGCTCCGTCTCGAAGGAGTCCACGTCCTGGTGCACGTCGCGGTAGCCGTACCGCACGATGCACCGGTAGGACCGGTGGCCCGGCGGGCCGACGCGGCCGACGAGGTAGCGCTCGGCGGGGAGCACGTGCGGCACCGGCACGGACTTGACGCAGACGAAGACGAGCACCCGGTGGAACGCCGGGAGGTTGGTCACGAAGCGGGAGAAGTTGGCGGGCACGCCGGAGGTGAGGTCGGTGTAGACGAGGCCGATGCCCGGGACGCGCACCATGCCGAGCTTGTCGCCGAGGGCGAGCAACCACTCTAGGGTCACCTTGTTTTGCAGGTCGAACTCGTACTTCTTGATGGTCGTGTGGTGCCACACGAACATGACGGCGACAAGGATCAGGGCCAGGAGGATCGGCATCCACGCGCCTTCCAGGAATTTGATCAATGACGCTGAGAAGTAGAGCGCCTCGATCGAgccgaagaagaggaagaacatcAGGGCCAGCAAAGGCGACCGGTGCCAGCACAGCATGATCACCAGGGATGTGAGGCATGTCGTCACAAGCATCACCGTGATCACTGCCAAGCCTGCACAAGAGTTCAGAAGGTAAGCGGCATGAACAATTGATAGTCTAACGTATTCTCTGCATGAACATCAGCATACGCATTTCAGAAAAAAGTTCaggtactttttttttcttaagaaGCAACAAGTTCGGGTACATGGTTTCACCAGTTCATACGCATTATAATCACTGGCAGGATGTAAGATACTTACCAGATGCATTTCCCATGTGCTTCGTATCGCGAAAACCGACAGTTACAGCAATACAGAGGATCATGAGCAACCAGTTGATCTCAGGGATGTATATCTGTCCATGAATCTTGTCAGATGTGTGCACAACTTTCACCCTGGG from Phragmites australis chromosome 14, lpPhrAust1.1, whole genome shotgun sequence includes these protein-coding regions:
- the LOC133890853 gene encoding probable potassium transporter 9, encoding MDPELGVGMAPRKRESWRTTLLLAYQSLGVVYGDLGISPLYVYKSTFAEDITHSETNEEIFGALSFIFWTLTLIPLLKYVSIVLRADDNGEGGTFALYSLICRHANVSLLPNRQVADEELSTYKLECPPEVADRSRVKEWLEKHKKLHTALLVMVMIGTCMVIGDGVLTPAISVFSAVSGLELSLSRDQHEYAVIPITCAILVFLFALQHYGTHRVGFLFAPIVLVWLLCMSAIGLYNIIYWNPQVYQALNPYHMLKFLKKTRKSGWMSLGGILLCMTGSEAMFADLGHFSYSAIQLAFTTLVYPSLILGYMGQAAYLSKHHNLDASYQIGFYIAVPESVRWPVLVLAILASVVGSQAIISGTFSIINQSQSLSCFPRVKVVHTSDKIHGQIYIPEINWLLMILCIAVTVGFRDTKHMGNASGLAVITVMLVTTCLTSLVIMLCWHRSPLLALMFFLFFGSIEALYFSASLIKFLEGAWMPILLALILVAVMFVWHHTTIKKYEFDLQNKVTLEWLLALGDKLGMVRVPGIGLVYTDLTSGVPANFSRFVTNLPAFHRVLVFVCVKSVPVPHVLPAERYLVGRVGPPGHRSYRCIVRYGYRDVHQDVDSFETELVESLATFIKLDALFRCSDAAACSEPRDSSYYERENALTVIGSNPLRRHLHYDDSHEMSAGTCSPNGIELAAPAPAIKKHVRFAVECRPRSPGVDERVLEELRELCEAREAGTAFILGHSHVQTKPGSSLLKKLAVGVGYNFMRRNCRGPDVALRVPPASLLEVGMVYVL